A genomic segment from Helicobacter sp. NHP19-012 encodes:
- the coaE gene encoding dephospho-CoA kinase (Dephospho-CoA kinase (CoaE) performs the final step in coenzyme A biosynthesis.), with translation MSLKHAFVLTGGIGTGKSTVASLLALHGHTIIDADKSAHALLEKHAKELIEIFGEGISEGGRVSRPKLGTLVFSDPAKRAALEAFLHPKIRLDLLQQAHSLEQSQKPYFLDIPLYFEIEGQKSYAISQIVLVYAPREVQMQRVAKRDKLSQEQILKRLNAQMDIEAKRALSSYILDNSKDLKHLQIQVEAFLKNL, from the coding sequence TTGAGTCTAAAACACGCTTTTGTGCTCACCGGAGGCATAGGCACGGGCAAAAGCACCGTGGCTAGCCTGCTTGCCTTGCACGGGCATACCATCATAGACGCAGACAAGAGTGCCCATGCCTTGTTAGAAAAGCACGCAAAGGAGTTGATTGAAATTTTTGGCGAGGGCATTAGCGAGGGGGGGCGAGTTTCACGCCCCAAACTAGGCACGCTTGTTTTTAGCGACCCAGCCAAAAGGGCAGCCCTTGAGGCGTTTTTACACCCCAAGATCCGCCTAGATTTATTGCAACAAGCCCACAGCCTAGAGCAGAGCCAAAAGCCCTATTTCTTAGACATCCCGCTGTATTTTGAGATCGAAGGGCAAAAGAGTTATGCCATTTCGCAAATCGTCTTGGTCTATGCCCCTAGAGAGGTGCAAATGCAAAGGGTGGCTAAGAGAGACAAACTAAGCCAAGAGCAGATTTTAAAACGCCTAAATGCCCAAATGGACATTGAAGCCAAGCGTGCCCTAAGCTCCTACATCCTAGACAACTCCAAGGACTTAAAACACTTGCAAATCCAAGTTGAAGCTTTTTTAAAGAATCTATGA
- the tsaE gene encoding tRNA (adenosine(37)-N6)-threonylcarbamoyltransferase complex ATPase subunit type 1 TsaE, with amino-acid sequence MLDMHATLAQIPQVVQAVQAHLGTHSLVFLQGDLGSGKTTFVQHFCKGLNAPLATSPTFSLLHTYKTPKLCIYHYDFYLKGFEELHALGVLENLEQGGVHFIEWGDLPLLSWLKSCGFSPLILSLKRHDETCHYKLMHG; translated from the coding sequence ATGTTAGACATGCACGCCACCCTCGCCCAAATCCCCCAAGTGGTGCAAGCTGTGCAAGCGCATTTAGGCACGCATAGTTTGGTGTTCTTGCAAGGGGATTTAGGCAGCGGTAAGACCACTTTCGTGCAGCACTTTTGTAAAGGATTAAACGCCCCTCTAGCCACTTCGCCCACTTTTAGCCTGCTACACACCTACAAGACCCCCAAGCTTTGCATTTACCACTATGATTTTTACTTAAAAGGCTTTGAAGAGCTGCACGCTTTAGGGGTGTTGGAGAACTTGGAGCAGGGGGGGGTGCACTTTATAGAGTGGGGGGATTTACCTTTGTTGTCTTGGCTTAAATCCTGCGGTTTTAGCCCCCTCATCTTAAGCCTTAAGCGCCACGATGAAACTTGCCACTACAAGCTAATGCATGGATAA
- the lptB gene encoding LPS export ABC transporter ATP-binding protein has protein sequence MDKLKAENLSKQIKKTKIVHDVSLEVESGQVVGLLGPNGAGKTTTFYMICGLLQPSGGKVYLNDIDLSSYPLHQRSNMGIGYLPQESSIFKDLSVQDNLMLAAQTTFKSNKEALERIEEMLDAFNIQAIRERRGMSLSGGERRRVEIARALVKNPKFILLDEPFAGVDPIAVLDIQKIIEHLVEMNIGVLITDHNVRETLNVCHRAYVIKSGALLASGSAAQIYDNPLVRKYYLGENFKA, from the coding sequence ATGGATAAACTCAAAGCCGAGAACTTAAGCAAGCAAATTAAGAAAACCAAAATCGTGCATGATGTGTCTTTAGAGGTGGAGAGCGGGCAGGTGGTGGGTTTGCTTGGACCTAATGGGGCGGGCAAAACCACGACCTTTTATATGATTTGTGGGCTCTTGCAACCCAGCGGGGGCAAGGTGTATTTGAACGACATTGATTTATCTAGCTACCCCCTGCACCAACGCTCGAATATGGGCATTGGCTACCTGCCCCAAGAGTCGAGCATTTTTAAGGATTTGAGCGTGCAGGATAACTTAATGCTCGCTGCCCAAACAACTTTTAAAAGCAATAAAGAGGCGCTTGAGCGCATTGAAGAAATGCTCGATGCCTTCAATATCCAAGCCATTAGGGAGCGGCGGGGGATGTCTTTAAGTGGGGGGGAGCGGCGCAGGGTGGAGATTGCACGGGCTTTAGTGAAAAACCCCAAATTTATTTTACTAGACGAGCCCTTTGCGGGGGTGGATCCCATTGCAGTGTTAGACATACAAAAAATCATAGAACACTTGGTGGAGATGAATATCGGGGTGCTCATCACTGACCACAATGTGCGCGAAACTTTGAATGTGTGCCATAGGGCGTATGTGATCAAAAGTGGGGCCTTGCTAGCAAGCGGGAGTGCGGCACAAATTTACGACAACCCCTTAGTGCGTAAATACTATTTAGGGGAGAATTTCAAGGCTTAA
- a CDS encoding SEL1-like repeat protein, with the protein MLEDLSHLSLHLSDDALLDLFNQYNGEVCGAPHMVQEYLMAFEYFCKIARKENDFGYEFYALGKMYELGQGVAQDLEKAKGLYTEAIKNYQTYEEGVPENKHTQAMQDLEQWL; encoded by the coding sequence ATGCTAGAGGATTTGTCCCATTTGTCTTTGCACTTGAGCGATGACGCTCTATTAGATTTGTTTAACCAATACAATGGGGAGGTGTGTGGCGCACCCCACATGGTGCAAGAGTATCTAATGGCGTTTGAGTACTTTTGCAAAATCGCCCGCAAAGAAAACGATTTTGGCTATGAGTTTTATGCTCTTGGCAAAATGTATGAACTCGGGCAAGGCGTGGCGCAAGATTTAGAGAAAGCCAAGGGGCTTTATACCGAGGCGATCAAGAACTACCAAACCTACGAAGAGGGTGTGCCTGAGAACAAGCACACCCAAGCCATGCAAGACTTAGAGCAATGGCTCTAA
- a CDS encoding DNA polymerase III subunit gamma/tau: MPLSLALKYRPKHFNELVGQESVAKTLSLALESGRLAHAYLFSGLRGSGKTSSARIFARALQCAKGISATPCDSCPSCAESLQGSHLDTIEMDGASNRRIEDVRGIIEQSKYKPSLGRFKIFIIDEVHMLTKEAFNALLKTLEEPPAHVKFILATTDPFKLPATILSRTQQFHFKKIPLKAIVAHLKLIFEKEGVDYEEPALEMLARSGGGSLRDTLTLAEQAISFSNQNVSALATSQMLGLVDSRVLEEFFSALVAGKSVENLLQSLAEYDTAMVLEEMARFLKEAMLSQKLPSGVLEPFMSAIAQAQPLLNYGADGDFVLALSTLKMQASLQQPQTAQAQPTQIATPKTTHQAPQPQQATPHPQPTPTTQALQTAHKNPAQSTRPPQADPKELFKQLIAKIESTNTKLGRVFRELLVFKSFDNGILFLHSNADESASLLLREHYKTLIVPCLKEVFGANARIETDKSKPKPLEQFKENNPSLMQAMQDNLGTTDGKVEDC, from the coding sequence ATGCCCTTGAGTCTTGCGCTGAAATACCGCCCCAAGCATTTTAACGAATTGGTGGGGCAAGAGAGTGTTGCCAAAACTTTAAGTCTAGCCTTAGAGAGTGGGCGTTTGGCGCACGCCTATTTGTTTAGTGGGCTTAGGGGCAGCGGCAAGACGAGCAGCGCGCGCATTTTTGCTAGGGCTCTGCAATGCGCTAAGGGGATTAGTGCCACGCCTTGCGACTCTTGCCCCTCTTGCGCAGAAAGTTTGCAAGGATCGCATTTAGACACCATAGAGATGGACGGCGCGTCTAATCGGCGGATTGAAGATGTGCGCGGCATCATCGAGCAGAGCAAGTACAAACCCTCGCTAGGCCGCTTTAAAATCTTCATCATTGACGAAGTGCATATGCTCACTAAAGAAGCCTTCAACGCCCTATTAAAAACCCTAGAAGAGCCCCCAGCCCATGTCAAATTCATTCTAGCCACCACAGATCCCTTTAAATTGCCCGCCACCATTTTAAGCCGCACGCAGCAATTCCACTTTAAAAAAATCCCCCTTAAGGCGATCGTGGCGCATTTGAAGTTGATCTTTGAAAAAGAGGGTGTAGACTATGAAGAGCCAGCCTTAGAAATGTTAGCCCGCAGTGGAGGTGGGAGTTTGCGCGACACTTTGACCCTAGCCGAGCAAGCCATAAGTTTTAGCAACCAAAATGTGAGCGCCCTAGCCACAAGCCAAATGTTAGGGCTTGTAGACAGCAGAGTTTTAGAAGAGTTTTTTAGCGCCCTAGTGGCAGGCAAGAGTGTAGAAAATTTATTGCAAAGTCTAGCCGAATACGACACGGCTATGGTGTTAGAAGAGATGGCGCGTTTTTTAAAAGAAGCCATGCTTAGCCAAAAGTTGCCCTCAGGCGTGCTTGAGCCGTTCATGAGCGCAATTGCGCAGGCGCAACCCCTGCTCAACTATGGGGCGGATGGGGATTTTGTGCTGGCTTTAAGCACGCTTAAAATGCAAGCCAGCTTACAACAGCCCCAAACCGCCCAAGCACAGCCCACACAAATAGCCACACCAAAAACCACCCACCAAGCCCCACAGCCACAACAAGCCACGCCCCATCCACAGCCCACGCCCACAACCCAAGCCCTCCAAACCGCCCACAAAAACCCAGCCCAAAGCACACGACCCCCGCAAGCCGACCCTAAAGAGTTGTTTAAACAACTCATTGCCAAGATAGAGAGCACAAATACAAAATTGGGCAGGGTGTTCAGGGAGCTTTTGGTGTTTAAGTCCTTTGATAATGGCATTTTATTCTTGCACTCTAACGCTGATGAGAGCGCAAGTTTGCTTTTACGCGAGCATTATAAAACCTTGATTGTGCCCTGCTTAAAAGAGGTCTTTGGGGCAAACGCCCGCATAGAAACCGACAAATCCAAGCCAAAACCCCTAGAGCAGTTTAAAGAGAACAACCCCTCCTTAATGCAAGCCATGCAGGATAACCTCGGCACAACCGATGGCAAAGTGGAGGATTGCTAA
- a CDS encoding spermidine synthase has protein sequence MFAFEPTKTLEGKSCQAMLYSSKMGQVAQITGQQGGLLLQNFPHLEAELLAHIAACTHPHPKESLILGGFNIEIAFELLRHEHLKVDFVQEEGTLLENLKDFLPHLDALKTNPHFKQVSKILDLEVKKYDLIFSLSPLNAHQIDGLQRMLGIEGILITSAPSPLVEPQAFKTSVQELAPHFSVLMPFSSPYAPFSTHYFFASKQAHPLADLILQRVDMLEGLRHYNEDIHTAAFAQPQWLHQDHLGLFKN, from the coding sequence ATGTTTGCGTTTGAACCGACAAAAACCTTAGAGGGCAAAAGTTGTCAAGCCATGCTTTATAGCTCAAAAATGGGGCAAGTCGCCCAAATCACGGGGCAACAAGGGGGGTTACTCTTGCAAAACTTCCCCCATTTAGAAGCCGAGCTTTTAGCCCATATCGCCGCTTGCACGCATCCACACCCTAAAGAGTCTTTGATTTTAGGGGGTTTTAACATAGAAATCGCCTTTGAGTTGTTGCGCCATGAGCACTTAAAAGTGGATTTTGTGCAAGAAGAGGGAACTTTGCTAGAGAATTTAAAAGACTTCTTACCCCACTTGGATGCACTCAAAACCAATCCCCACTTCAAGCAGGTTTCTAAAATCCTCGATTTAGAGGTGAAAAAATATGACCTGATCTTCTCTTTAAGCCCTCTAAACGCCCACCAAATCGATGGCTTGCAGCGCATGCTTGGCATTGAGGGGATTTTAATTACCAGTGCGCCAAGCCCCCTAGTAGAGCCACAAGCCTTTAAAACAAGCGTGCAAGAGCTTGCCCCCCACTTTAGTGTTCTAATGCCCTTTTCTAGCCCCTATGCACCCTTTAGCACGCATTATTTCTTTGCCTCCAAGCAAGCCCACCCCCTAGCGGATTTGATCTTGCAAAGGGTGGATATGCTTGAGGGCTTACGCCACTACAACGAGGACATCCACACCGCCGCCTTTGCCCAGCCTCAATGGCTACACCAAGACCATTTAGGGCTATTTAAAAATTGA
- a CDS encoding RNA polymerase factor sigma-54, which translates to MLRARPNLKNKLSATLKSWLPILQSDPLEIEETLLNCAKDNPFVRVQSGMRTDFSSHKFYKPPKNALGDQIERLSVRPKSLHETLNEQLLPPLFPTPMSLKIATDIIENLNPEGYFEGDTQAQALNLGVEVADYEKVRQRFAYLDPPGVGACNLLESFAFQLAQHEELDTPTYELCARILKDLEQHQQHRHHPLYAKAMQVITSFKNPPALEFGESLPPIIPDILVLEEDGDISVQLNEGYYPKVVLEQGKIAADNGYLKEKLKEARDLVDALQMRHQTIQKIGLMLVEYQYDFFKGGAIKPMRLVDLAEEFGYAASTISRAISNKYLACNRGVFAIKSFFATALEGDVSNAAIKEFLLELINKEDKQHPMSDLKILELVEKQFGLKMVRRTITKYRKLLNIASSTERKKLYGMALDLT; encoded by the coding sequence ATGCTGCGCGCCCGCCCCAATCTTAAAAATAAACTCTCCGCCACCCTTAAAAGCTGGCTGCCTATTCTACAAAGCGACCCTTTAGAGATTGAAGAAACTTTACTAAACTGCGCCAAGGACAACCCCTTCGTGCGGGTGCAAAGCGGCATGCGCACGGACTTTAGCAGCCATAAGTTTTACAAGCCCCCCAAAAACGCCCTAGGCGATCAAATCGAGCGCCTAAGTGTGCGCCCAAAGAGCCTACACGAAACCTTAAACGAACAGCTCTTGCCCCCCCTCTTTCCCACCCCCATGTCCTTAAAAATCGCCACCGACATTATCGAAAATTTAAACCCAGAGGGGTATTTTGAGGGCGACACACAGGCGCAGGCGCTGAACTTAGGCGTGGAAGTTGCCGACTATGAGAAGGTGCGCCAACGCTTTGCCTATTTAGACCCCCCGGGTGTGGGGGCGTGCAACTTGCTAGAAAGTTTTGCCTTTCAGCTTGCCCAGCACGAGGAGCTAGACACACCCACCTATGAGCTGTGTGCCCGCATTTTAAAGGATTTAGAGCAACACCAACAGCACCGCCACCACCCTCTATATGCCAAAGCCATGCAGGTCATCACTTCCTTTAAAAACCCCCCGGCCCTAGAGTTTGGTGAGAGTTTGCCCCCCATTATCCCCGATATTTTGGTGCTAGAGGAGGACGGAGACATTAGCGTGCAGCTTAACGAGGGCTATTACCCTAAAGTCGTGCTCGAGCAGGGCAAAATCGCCGCAGACAATGGGTATTTAAAAGAAAAGCTTAAAGAAGCACGGGACTTGGTGGATGCGCTGCAAATGCGCCACCAAACGATCCAAAAAATTGGGCTCATGCTTGTGGAGTATCAATACGACTTCTTTAAAGGCGGGGCGATCAAGCCCATGCGTTTAGTGGACCTTGCCGAAGAGTTTGGCTATGCGGCCAGCACCATTTCACGGGCAATTTCTAATAAATACTTGGCGTGCAATCGGGGGGTCTTTGCCATTAAAAGCTTTTTTGCCACTGCCCTAGAGGGCGATGTATCTAACGCCGCCATTAAAGAGTTCTTGCTGGAATTGATTAACAAGGAGGACAAACAGCACCCCATGAGCGATTTAAAGATTTTGGAGCTTGTGGAAAAGCAATTTGGGCTAAAGATGGTGCGCCGCACCATCACCAAATACCGCAAACTTTTAAATATCGCCAGCTCCACTGAGCGCAAAAAGCTCTATGGCATGGCGTTGGATTTAACATAG
- a CDS encoding DUF2156 domain-containing protein translates to MEFNPLNLAQKDRLDSALKADHFLVGDVSFTNLYLWQGARKICLAFVEGCVVVQTTYPNESPFYFYPIGSGDKRAVLDALITYTKAQNQPLEFRALQSEHKDELEQLYPHAFSYEAKRDRFDYIYSVTELIALSGKKFHKKKNHLNAFLKLYPRYSYEPISPTNIPDLMQALKEWHKLDDPQDLGLEHEHRGILSVLEIYESLPLLGGVIRIEGRIVAMSFGEKLNPDMALIHIEKADPSVRGAYQMVNQQLLVHAFADCVYVNREEDLGIEGLRQAKMGYNPVFFVEKYHAHLV, encoded by the coding sequence GTGGAGTTTAACCCTCTCAATTTGGCGCAAAAGGACCGCCTAGATTCCGCCCTAAAGGCAGACCACTTCCTCGTGGGCGATGTCAGTTTTACGAATTTGTATTTATGGCAAGGGGCTAGAAAGATTTGCCTAGCCTTTGTGGAGGGCTGTGTGGTGGTGCAGACCACTTACCCTAACGAGTCGCCCTTTTACTTCTACCCCATAGGCTCAGGGGATAAAAGGGCGGTGCTAGACGCACTCATCACTTACACTAAGGCACAAAATCAGCCCCTAGAGTTTAGAGCCTTGCAAAGCGAGCATAAGGACGAGCTAGAGCAGCTTTACCCCCACGCCTTTAGCTATGAGGCTAAGAGAGATCGCTTTGATTATATCTATAGCGTGACCGAGCTCATCGCCCTAAGCGGTAAAAAGTTCCATAAAAAGAAAAACCATCTCAACGCCTTTTTAAAGCTCTACCCCCGCTACAGCTATGAGCCCATCAGCCCTACAAATATCCCCGATTTAATGCAGGCACTCAAAGAGTGGCATAAGCTAGACGACCCACAAGATTTAGGGCTAGAGCACGAGCATAGGGGAATTTTAAGCGTGCTAGAAATTTATGAGAGCTTGCCCCTACTAGGGGGGGTGATTAGGATCGAAGGGCGCATTGTGGCGATGAGCTTTGGGGAGAAATTAAACCCGGACATGGCACTCATCCACATCGAAAAGGCTGACCCGAGCGTTAGGGGGGCTTACCAAATGGTCAACCAACAGCTCTTAGTCCACGCCTTTGCTGATTGCGTATATGTGAATCGAGAGGAAGATCTAGGCATTGAGGGTTTAAGGCAGGCGAAAATGGGCTATAACCCCGTGTTCTTTGTGGAGAAGTACCACGCCCACTTGGTCTAA
- a CDS encoding YtfJ family protein, producing MQRIFGSLFVALGVAWGSNIVLNQPLKEVVVQDKGEIILHGNSIDYKVWDSKNLVGKVRILQHMAGRKSVKAENQPLMDKIVIAHFDENKYQTTNIVNIDDAIMGTGLFAKGETKKAKKQHPNSQVVMDNDGVVQKAWDLKKQESLIVVLDKAGKVRFVHEGKLTNAQIQQVLNLAKKLQQE from the coding sequence TTGCAAAGGATATTTGGAAGTCTATTTGTAGCGTTGGGTGTAGCGTGGGGATCAAACATTGTGTTAAACCAACCCTTAAAAGAAGTGGTGGTGCAAGACAAGGGCGAAATCATCTTGCATGGCAATTCCATAGATTACAAGGTGTGGGACAGCAAAAACTTAGTGGGCAAGGTGCGGATTTTGCAACACATGGCGGGGCGCAAGAGTGTTAAGGCAGAAAACCAACCCCTCATGGACAAAATCGTGATCGCACATTTTGATGAGAACAAATACCAAACAACGAACATTGTCAACATAGACGATGCCATCATGGGGACGGGACTTTTTGCCAAAGGGGAAACCAAGAAGGCGAAAAAGCAACACCCCAATAGCCAAGTGGTGATGGACAATGACGGGGTGGTGCAAAAGGCGTGGGATCTAAAAAAGCAAGAAAGCTTGATTGTGGTGTTGGACAAGGCGGGCAAGGTGCGCTTTGTGCACGAGGGCAAGCTCACCAACGCCCAAATACAGCAGGTTCTTAACTTGGCTAAAAAATTGCAGCAAGAGTAG
- a CDS encoding chorismate mutase, with product MGHLKGEGIASKRAQIDQIDQSLVQLLNARFALSAQIAKDKHQAGFSVYNPLREAEIFAKVGGRLESVYTEILSVSRGLLTPERVGVSGNTNTARRLLGQKFKLSLLNPLKLFEAILFKGVDYGILEVRKTCAHAEGLKALARLIQQQELEIAHSFKVGGAWCLLLGRFGFLAQTNPTRKALFFEPIHTQEMQALLKSFHNPYFVATKFGCLLEVDIELDLPNHLQSIVLGAYSNTRRACGV from the coding sequence ATGGGGCATTTAAAAGGGGAGGGCATCGCCTCCAAACGGGCGCAAATCGATCAAATCGATCAAAGCCTAGTGCAGCTCTTAAACGCTCGTTTTGCCCTAAGCGCACAAATTGCCAAGGACAAGCACCAAGCCGGGTTTAGCGTCTATAACCCCCTAAGAGAAGCCGAGATTTTTGCCAAAGTGGGGGGGCGGCTTGAGAGTGTCTATACCGAGATTTTAAGCGTGTCTAGGGGGCTTCTTACCCCTGAAAGGGTGGGGGTGAGTGGCAACACCAACACCGCAAGAAGGCTTTTAGGGCAGAAGTTTAAATTGAGTTTGTTGAACCCCTTAAAACTCTTTGAGGCGATCTTATTTAAGGGCGTGGATTACGGGATCTTGGAGGTGCGTAAAACCTGCGCCCACGCTGAGGGCTTAAAAGCGTTGGCTAGGCTCATCCAGCAACAGGAATTAGAGATCGCGCACAGCTTTAAAGTCGGGGGGGCGTGGTGCTTGCTGCTTGGGCGTTTTGGCTTTTTGGCGCAAACAAACCCCACGCGCAAGGCGCTCTTCTTTGAGCCCATACACACCCAAGAAATGCAGGCTCTGCTAAAATCTTTTCATAACCCCTACTTTGTAGCGACAAAGTTTGGCTGCTTGTTGGAAGTGGATATTGAGCTGGACCTACCCAACCACTTGCAATCTATTGTTTTAGGCGCTTATTCCAATACACGGAGAGCATGTGGAGTTTAA
- a CDS encoding HNH endonuclease, translating into MGQLDLIMEFFKANPNRDIAHPEVVDWVVKEYKERTGKVFRDPDRGIRSLHQQGKLIKVSKGVYRYDPNFTLHPNLEDFTPALKKQILERDGYACVICGAGEKEGVELHVDHIKPKDLGGKATLENGQTLCARHNFLKKNFNQTETGKKMFLRLLESAQEAGEMELVAFLEEVLSVYEKHGINGHVVWQKPHKD; encoded by the coding sequence ATGGGGCAGTTAGATTTAATTATGGAGTTTTTTAAGGCAAATCCTAATAGAGACATCGCCCACCCAGAGGTGGTGGATTGGGTGGTGAAAGAATACAAAGAGCGCACAGGCAAGGTGTTTAGGGACCCAGATCGAGGGATTCGATCCTTGCACCAACAAGGAAAATTAATCAAGGTTTCTAAGGGTGTGTATCGTTACGATCCTAATTTCACCTTGCACCCCAATTTAGAGGACTTTACCCCGGCTTTAAAAAAGCAAATCCTAGAGAGGGACGGGTATGCTTGTGTAATTTGCGGGGCTGGAGAAAAAGAGGGGGTAGAATTGCATGTCGATCACATCAAACCTAAAGACTTAGGGGGCAAAGCCACTTTAGAAAACGGGCAAACTTTATGCGCTAGGCATAATTTCTTAAAAAAGAATTTTAATCAGACAGAGACGGGTAAGAAAATGTTTCTACGCCTGCTTGAGAGCGCACAAGAGGCGGGCGAGATGGAGCTAGTCGCCTTTTTAGAAGAAGTGCTTAGCGTGTATGAAAAACATGGCATTAATGGGCATGTGGTGTGGCAAAAACCCCACAAAGATTAA
- a CDS encoding 2-oxoacid:acceptor oxidoreductase family protein: MQTQLRFTGVGGQGVLLAGEILAEAQIAAGGFGTKTSTYTSQVRGGPTKVDIILSPNEIIYPYAQEGEIDFMLSVAQSSYQLFKGDVKEGGVVVVDPNLVQPTPEDEAKFQLYKLPIITIAKEEVGNIITQSVVALAVTVVLMGCVDKEQVLKTMVSKVPAKVVELNKKAFEIGEAHALKALAARKIS, from the coding sequence GATTTACAGGCGTGGGCGGTCAGGGCGTGCTTTTGGCGGGCGAAATCTTAGCCGAGGCGCAGATTGCAGCCGGGGGCTTTGGCACGAAAACCTCTACCTACACCAGCCAAGTAAGGGGCGGGCCCACGAAAGTGGATATTATTTTAAGCCCTAATGAAATCATTTACCCCTACGCCCAAGAAGGCGAGATTGATTTCATGCTCTCAGTGGCCCAAAGCAGTTATCAACTCTTTAAAGGCGATGTCAAGGAGGGGGGGGTTGTGGTGGTGGACCCTAACCTAGTGCAACCCACACCCGAAGATGAGGCGAAGTTTCAGCTGTATAAACTCCCTATCATCACCATTGCCAAAGAAGAGGTCGGCAACATCATCACGCAATCGGTGGTGGCTTTGGCGGTTACGGTGGTGTTGATGGGGTGCGTGGATAAAGAACAGGTGCTCAAAACCATGGTTTCTAAAGTCCCCGCTAAAGTCGTGGAGCTGAATAAAAAAGCCTTTGAAATTGGTGAGGCCCACGCCCTAAAAGCGCTCGCGGCACGAAAAATCTCTTAG
- a CDS encoding DNA-methyltransferase, with protein sequence MSLYFSHENVSLHHANALDPKALEKESLDCTITSPPYNVGIAYNGSEDSQSYLEYLDFSRTWLTNVYLWSKDSGRLCLNIPLDKNKGGQQSVGADLITLAKKVGWLYHSTIIWNEGNISRRTAWGSWLSASAPYVIAPVELIVLFYKRTWRKMHKGESDMSKEEFMAWTNGLWQFNGESKKRIGHPAPFPRELPRRCIKLFSFVGDTICDPFSGSGTTMLEAHLHKRAFVGLELDSTYCALAKERFLKEVAKEGNLWGS encoded by the coding sequence ATGAGCCTTTACTTCAGCCACGAGAACGTCTCTTTACACCACGCCAACGCCCTAGACCCCAAAGCCTTAGAAAAAGAGAGCCTAGATTGCACCATCACCTCCCCGCCCTACAATGTGGGGATCGCCTACAACGGCAGTGAGGACAGCCAAAGTTATTTGGAGTATTTAGATTTTAGCCGCACTTGGCTTACAAATGTCTATTTATGGAGCAAGGATAGTGGGCGGCTGTGTTTGAATATCCCCCTTGATAAAAACAAGGGCGGACAGCAGAGCGTGGGGGCGGATTTAATCACCTTAGCTAAAAAAGTGGGCTGGCTTTATCACAGCACCATCATTTGGAACGAGGGCAACATCTCTAGACGCACGGCGTGGGGCAGCTGGCTTAGCGCATCTGCCCCCTATGTCATCGCCCCCGTGGAGCTTATCGTGCTTTTTTACAAACGCACATGGCGTAAAATGCACAAGGGGGAAAGCGACATGAGCAAAGAGGAGTTTATGGCTTGGACGAATGGGCTTTGGCAGTTTAATGGGGAGTCCAAAAAGCGCATAGGTCATCCTGCCCCCTTCCCTAGAGAATTGCCCCGTCGCTGCATTAAACTTTTTAGCTTTGTGGGCGACACCATTTGCGATCCCTTTAGCGGGAGTGGGACGACCATGCTTGAAGCCCACCTACATAAACGCGCCTTTGTGGGTTTAGAGCTAGATAGCACTTACTGCGCCCTCGCCAAAGAGCGGTTTTTAAAAGAGGTGGCAAAAGAGGGGAATTTATGGGGCAGTTAG